A portion of the Homalodisca vitripennis isolate AUS2020 chromosome 2, UT_GWSS_2.1, whole genome shotgun sequence genome contains these proteins:
- the LOC124356223 gene encoding neuropeptide CCHamide-2 receptor-like, whose protein sequence is METLILIFLRHRITRNATNIYIFAMALADFLVIISFLPNMYMIFTLEFWPWDGNVYAMIETIKAVSTGVSVFSMTAFAVEQYRAIVRPVDQQMSSKPLAIKMILAISVISIAFAIPTILYSHCEKLYMPGIDDSLSICMTFPSREYGKVMITFDFVTYYLSPIIVIGILYFMMARHLSLSARCSSNEQVQDQPTEILAKKQFASTVSAFLIIFTICSFPIRIFTLWYFYNPNWAENYNEYWHLFNFIGFCLFLFNFCLKSVVLCSTSNSYRKYFNYYLVCRFHKTLDEFTLIPDTNSTETGVL, encoded by the coding sequence ATGGAAACACTGATCCTGATCTTCTTACGACACAGAATCACGAGAAATGCTACCAATATCTACATTTTTGCTATGGCTCTTGCCGATTTTCTAGTCATCATAAGTTTCCTTCCCAACATGTATATGATCTTTACATTAGAGTTTTGGCCTTGGGATGGTAACGTCTACGCGATGATCGAGACTATCAAGGCAGTTTCTACCGGAGTGTCTGTGTTTTCCATGACAGCCTTCGCTGTGGAACAGTATCGTGCGATCGTCCGTCCAGTGGATCAACAAATGTCATCTAAACCTTTAGCAATCAAGATGATCTTGGCCATTTCGGTGATTTCTATTGCATTTGCGATTCCTACAATACTATACTCACACTGTGAAAAACTATATATGCCAGGAATAGATGATTCACTTTCCATCTGCATGACTTTTCCTTCCAGAGAGTACGGGAAGGTCATGATCACTTTTGATTTCGTGACTTACTACCTTTCCCCGATCATCGTGATTGGTATCTTATACTTCATGATGGCCAGACATTTGTCACTGTCCGCACGTTGTTCCTCCAATGAACAAGTACAAGATCAACCGACTGAAATCCTAGCCAAGAAACAATTTGCAAGCACAGTCTCTGCTTTCCTGATCATCTTCACCATCTGCTCTTTCCCCATTCGAATTTTCACGTTGTGGTATTTCTACAACCCAAACTGGGCAGAGAATTATAACGAATACtggcatttatttaattttattggattcTGCCTatttctcttcaacttttgtttGAAGTCTGTTGTCCTCTGCTCCACCAGCAACTCTTACCGGAAATACTTCAACTACTACCTGGTATGCCGCTTTCATAAGACATTAGACGAGTTCACCCTTATACCAGATACCAACTCCACCGAAACAGGTGTTTTATGA